One Streptococcus sp. VT 162 genomic window, TTGCAACGTTATCGTAGCCAAGACCTGGCAAAAGCAATCTTACCATCGCTCGACAACTTAGAACGTGCACTAGCCGTTGAAGGTTTGACAGACGATGTTAAAAAAGGATTGGAGATGGTGCAAGAAAGCTTGGTTTACGCTTTGAAAGAAGAAGGAATCGAAGAAATCGCAGCTGACGGCGAATTTGACCATAACTATCATATGGCCATCCAAACTCTCCCAGCAGATGATGAACATCCAGCAGATACCATCGCCCAAGTCTTTCAAAAAGGCTACAAACTCCATGACCGCATCCTACGCCCAGCCATGGTAGTAGTATATAACTAGGCAATTCTGATGGTTGCTGAAGCAACTCGTCAGAAAACGGCAATCGCTATGGCGTTTGCCTAGCCTCCTTACTAACTCGTCGTCGAAATAATATCGATTTCGACTCCTCGTGTCGTAACATATATACATTGAAAACTTGTCCGAAACGACAATAAACTATGAAGAAGGATAAAAAGCAAGCCGGAGGCTTGCAAGGAAGATATTTCCCGCCGTGGTGAAAGTTTCAGTAGCTTTTGCTACTGAAACAGGGGATTTTTGAGACAATAGGCTCAAAAATAAGTGATGAAATCCCGTAGGGAGTTGCTCACGTCCCCACCACTTAAGGGGAATATCAAAAAATCAAAATTCGAATTAAACTTTAAGGAGAAAAACACATGTCTAAAATTATCGGTATTGACTTAGGTACAACAAACTCAGCAGTTGCAGTTCTTGAAGGAACTGAAAGCAAAATCATCGCAAACCCAGAAGGAAATCGCACAACTCCATCTGTAGTGTCATTCAAAAATGGTGAAATCATCGTTGGTGATGCCGCAAAACGTCAAGCAGTTACAAACCCAGATACAGTAATCTCTATCAAATCTAAGATGGGAACTTCTGAAAAAGTTTCTGCAAATGGAAAAGAATACACTCCACAAGAAATCTCAGCTATGATTCTTCAATATTTGAAAGGTTACGCTGAAGATTACCTTGGTGAAAAAGTAACTAAAGCAGTTATCACAGTTCCAGCCTACTTCAACGATGCGCAACGTCAAGCAACAAAAGACGCTGGTAAAATCGCTGGTCTTGAAGTAGAACGTATCGTCAACGAACCAACTGCAGCAGCCCTTGCTTACGGTTTGGATAAGACTGACAAAGAAGAAAAAATCTTGGTATTCGACCTTGGTGGTGGTACATTTGACGTATCTATCCTTGAATTGGGTGACGGTGTCTTCGACGTATTGTCAACTGCAGGGGACAACAAACTTGGTGGTGATGACTTTGACCAAAAGATTATCGACCACTTGGTAGCAGAATTCAAGAAAGAAAACGGTATTGACTTGTCTACTGACAAGATGGCAATGCAACGTTTGAAAGATGCGGCTGAAAAAGCTAAGAAAGACCTTTCTGGTGTAACTTCAACACAAATCAGCTTGCCATTTATCACTGCAGGTGAAGCTGGACCTCTTCACTTGGAAATGACTTTGACTCGTGCGAAATTTGACGATTTGACTCGTGATCTTGTTGAACGTACAAAAGTTCCAGTTCGTCAAGCCCTTTCAGATGCAGGTTTGAGCTTGTCAGAAATCGACGAAGTTATCCTTGTTGGTGGTTCAACTCGTATCCCAGCCGTTGTGGAAGCTGTGAAAGCTGAAACTGGTAAAGAACCAAACAAATCAGTAAACCCTGACGAAGTAGTTGCTATGGGTGCTGCGATCCAAGGTGGTGTCATCACTGGTGATGTGAAAGACGTTGTCCTTCTTGACGTAACACCATTGTCACTAGGTATCGAAACAATGGGTGGAGTCTTCACAAAACTCATCGACCGCAATACTACGATTCCAACATCTAAATCACAAGTCTTCTCAACAGCAGCAGACAACCAACCAGCCGTTGATATCCACGTTCTTCAAGGTGAACGCCCAATGGCAGCAGACAACAAGACTCTTGGACGTTTCCAATTGACAGATATCCCAGCTGCACCTCGTGGAATTCCTCAAATTGAAGTAACATTTGATATCGACAAGAATGGTATCGTATCTGTTAAGGCTAAAGATCTTGGAACTCAAAAAGAACAAACAATTGTTATCCAATCAAACTCAGGTTTGACTGATGAAGAAATCGACCGCATGATGAAAGATGCAGAAGCTAACGCTGAAGCAGATAAGAAACGTAAAGAAGAAGTGGACCTTCGTAACGAAGTAGACCAAGCTATCTTTGCGACTGAAAAGACAATCAAGGAAACTGAAGGCAAAGGCTTCGATGCAGAACGTGACGCTGCTCAAGTTGCTCTTGATGAGCTTAAGAAAGCCCAAGAAGACAACAACTTGGACGACATGAAAGCTAAACTTGAAGCATTGAACGAAAAAGCTCAAGGACTTGCTGTTAAACTCTACGAACAAGCCGCAGCAGCTCAACAAGCTCAAGCAGGAGCAGAAGGCGCACAAACAACAGGAAACGCAGGCGATGACGTCGTAGACGGAGAGTTTACGGAAAAATAAAATAGTCCAGTGGACTATTTTATCCCGAGCTTGAAAATCAGGAGAGCGAGGTCGTTAAGAATGAC contains:
- the dnaK gene encoding molecular chaperone DnaK (heat shock protein 70; assists in folding of nascent polypeptide chains; refolding of misfolded proteins; utilizes ATPase activity to help fold; co-chaperones are DnaJ and GrpE; multiple copies in some bacteria), giving the protein MSKIIGIDLGTTNSAVAVLEGTESKIIANPEGNRTTPSVVSFKNGEIIVGDAAKRQAVTNPDTVISIKSKMGTSEKVSANGKEYTPQEISAMILQYLKGYAEDYLGEKVTKAVITVPAYFNDAQRQATKDAGKIAGLEVERIVNEPTAAALAYGLDKTDKEEKILVFDLGGGTFDVSILELGDGVFDVLSTAGDNKLGGDDFDQKIIDHLVAEFKKENGIDLSTDKMAMQRLKDAAEKAKKDLSGVTSTQISLPFITAGEAGPLHLEMTLTRAKFDDLTRDLVERTKVPVRQALSDAGLSLSEIDEVILVGGSTRIPAVVEAVKAETGKEPNKSVNPDEVVAMGAAIQGGVITGDVKDVVLLDVTPLSLGIETMGGVFTKLIDRNTTIPTSKSQVFSTAADNQPAVDIHVLQGERPMAADNKTLGRFQLTDIPAAPRGIPQIEVTFDIDKNGIVSVKAKDLGTQKEQTIVIQSNSGLTDEEIDRMMKDAEANAEADKKRKEEVDLRNEVDQAIFATEKTIKETEGKGFDAERDAAQVALDELKKAQEDNNLDDMKAKLEALNEKAQGLAVKLYEQAAAAQQAQAGAEGAQTTGNAGDDVVDGEFTEK
- a CDS encoding heat shock protein GrpE (with DnaK and DnaJ acts in response to hyperosmotic and heat shock by preventing the aggregation of stress-denatured proteins; may act as a thermosensor), giving the protein MAQDKKNEEMKEEEVVETTEETTPEKSELDLANERADEFENKYLRAHAEMQNIQRRANEERQNLQRYRSQDLAKAILPSLDNLERALAVEGLTDDVKKGLEMVQESLVYALKEEGIEEIAADGEFDHNYHMAIQTLPADDEHPADTIAQVFQKGYKLHDRILRPAMVVVYN